The Humulus lupulus chromosome 3, drHumLupu1.1, whole genome shotgun sequence genome window below encodes:
- the LOC133822804 gene encoding lysine-rich arabinogalactan protein 19 has translation MAAMFWAVLLACLTIPVALINAQSPTAAPTTLPTTTPSTPTVSPAAATKPPVAATQPPVAATPKASPSPKVAPSVSPTLPPPQPPKISPVSTPSQPPSVPLQPVAPPPAASPPPLPPPLPAPKISPTPVQAPPAPAPAKKAPAPAPAKEVPAPAPALLAPKAPPVQAPAPEIKPPASPPVEGPSPTPVPHKHKSRHRHKHKRHHHYAPEPEPAPAPVHHHSPPAPPTVEESNEETAPTPSPTLSGGNMLFLQGGRSDTWLRTGIAILVLVASIGYSA, from the exons ATGGCCGCAATGTTTTGGGCAGTGCTTTTAGCTTGTCTGACCATTCCTGTTGCCCTGATCAATGCACAATCCCCCACAGCTGCACCCACCACTTTGCCAACCACAACCCCATCAACGCCTACCGTGTCACCAGCTGCAGCAACAAAACCACCTGTAGCAGCAACACAACCACCTGTAGCAGCCACACCAAAAGCATCACCATCCCCTAAAGTAGCACCATCTGTGAGCCCAACACTTCCCCCACCACAACCCCCCAAAATCTCACCAGTCTCAACTCCTTCACAGCCACCATCAGTCCCGCTGCAACCAGTTGCACCACCTCCAGCAGCTTCACCCCCACCACTGCCACCTCCTTTGCCAGCACCAAAGATATCACCAACCCCAGTTCAAGCACCACCAGCACCAGCTCCTGCTAAGAAAGCACCAGCTCCAGCACCTGCTAAGGAGGTTCCAGCTCCTGCCCCTGCACTCTTAGCACCAAAGGCACCACCAGTTCAAGCTCCAGCACCAGAGATCAAGCCACCAGCTTCGCCTCCAGTTGAAGGGCCATCACCTACCCCAGTTCCCCACAAACATAAAAGTAGGCACAGACACAAACATAAGAGACATCATCATTATGCACCTGAACCTGAACCTGCACCAGCACCTGTTCATCACCACAGTCCTCCAGCACCACCTACAGTGGAAGAGTCTAATGAAGAAACAGCACCAACACCCTCACCAACTCTG AGTGGAGGAAATATGCTGTTTCTTCAAGGAGGAAGGTCAGACACGTGGTTAAGAACTGGAATTGCTATTCTAGTTCTGGTGGCTTCAATAGGCTACAGTGCCTAG